From a single Nicotiana tabacum cultivar K326 chromosome 8, ASM71507v2, whole genome shotgun sequence genomic region:
- the LOC142162735 gene encoding uncharacterized protein LOC142162735, whose amino-acid sequence MDSKVNLTYPTWQSPLQMLPLCILHHISSVKHQISSYFTPFHRLSLLRFFSNRNFLCSIVFPCYTSSPTILDFSPGFSFVNINISAASLEAHVPKLRGNLKKGKSICDAPTIRKTANNQTKKVCLATKEQQCDYVALKKVPNCQYCGAKKIEYEPPGFCYSNGSIKLTSHEMPAELLNLYLANTEESKHFRTYLRMYNNMFAFTSLGVNYD is encoded by the exons ATGGATTCTAAGGTCAATTTAACCTATCCCACCTGGCAGTCACCGCTACAGATGTTGCCTTTATGTATTTTGCATCATATTTCAAGCGTTAAACACCAGATTTCATCTTACTTTACTCCGTTCCATCGTCTTTCCCTACTGCGCTTCTTCTCCAATCGTAATTTTCTCTGCTCTATCGTCTTTCCCTGCTATACTTCTTCTCCAACAATTCTCGATTTCTCTCCGGGATTCTCTTTTGTGAATATCAATATTTCTG CTGCCAGCCTTGAAGCTCATGTGCCTAAATTAAGGGGCAATTTGAAAAAAGGGAAGAGCATATGTGATGCTCCTACCATTCGTAAAACAG CTAATAACCAGACCAAAAAGGTATGCCTGGCTACTAAAGAGCAACAATGTGACTATGTTGCTCTAAAAAAGGTTCCGAACTGCCAGTACTGTGGTGCCAAAAAAATTGAGTATGAACCTCCAGGATTTTGTTATAGCAACGGTTCGATTAAGTTGACATCACATGAAATGCCTGCTGAACTATTGAATCTCTATTTAGCCAATACTGAAGAATCTAAGCACTTTCGTACTTATCTTAGAATGTACAATAACATGTTTGCGTTTACTTCACTTGGAGTGAACTATGACTAG